From one Pseudomonas fluorescens genomic stretch:
- a CDS encoding YceI family protein, translating to MLKKTFAALALGTALFSAGQAMAADYKIDKEGQHAFVDWKISHLGYSFIHGTFKDFDGSFSWDSTKPEASKIAVDLKTASLWSNHAERDKHIASKDFLDVSKFPEAKFVSTAVKSTGEKTADVTGDLTLHGVTKPVIFKAVFNGEGKDPWGGERAGFNAKTTLNLNDFGIKGPGPSSQTLDLDISIEGVKQK from the coding sequence ATGTTGAAAAAGACTTTTGCCGCTCTGGCGCTCGGTACCGCACTGTTCTCGGCCGGTCAGGCAATGGCAGCAGACTACAAGATCGACAAGGAAGGCCAACACGCCTTCGTTGACTGGAAGATCAGCCACCTGGGCTACAGCTTCATCCACGGTACCTTCAAGGATTTCGATGGATCCTTCAGCTGGGATTCGACCAAGCCTGAAGCCAGCAAGATCGCGGTCGACCTGAAAACCGCCAGCCTGTGGTCCAACCACGCTGAGCGTGACAAACACATCGCCAGCAAAGACTTCCTGGATGTGAGCAAATTCCCAGAGGCCAAGTTCGTCTCTACCGCTGTCAAATCGACCGGCGAGAAAACCGCTGACGTAACTGGCGACCTGACCCTGCACGGCGTCACCAAGCCTGTGATCTTCAAAGCCGTGTTCAACGGCGAAGGCAAGGATCCATGGGGTGGCGAGCGCGCCGGTTTCAACGCCAAGACCACGCTGAACCTGAACGACTTCGGCATCAAAGGCCCAGGCCCGTCTTCGCAGACCCTGGATCTGGATATCTCGATCGAAGGCGTCAAACAGAAGTAA
- a CDS encoding EamA family transporter, whose protein sequence is MLATSLVLVAALLHATWNTLIKFSGERLLVIASMDVVALVFAVAMVAFVQVPPAEVWPWMLASAVFELFYRFLLIQAYRVGDLGLVYPLMRGLSPLVVLALTLTFAGEALSSQQIIGIMLIPCGMACLLLQGGGGDRLPWSMLPVVALIGLCIGCYTWLDGQAIRLWSQPLDYLVWLTLVSAWPFPLLAGVARRAPFILFWRLQWRLGLAVGFCVLFSYALVLWAMQLGSVAEAAALREVSVILVVLFGMRYLKEPFGGPRLLACALVLIGMLIMKL, encoded by the coding sequence GTGTTAGCCACTTCATTGGTACTGGTCGCGGCGCTGTTGCACGCGACCTGGAACACTCTGATCAAATTCAGCGGCGAACGCCTGCTGGTGATTGCCAGCATGGACGTGGTGGCGCTGGTGTTTGCCGTCGCCATGGTCGCGTTCGTTCAGGTTCCGCCGGCTGAGGTCTGGCCTTGGATGCTGGCCTCGGCAGTGTTTGAGCTCTTCTATCGTTTCCTGCTGATTCAAGCCTATCGGGTCGGCGACCTGGGGCTGGTCTACCCGTTGATGCGTGGCTTGTCGCCGCTGGTGGTGCTGGCGCTGACCCTGACTTTTGCCGGAGAGGCCCTGAGCAGTCAGCAGATCATCGGCATCATGTTGATCCCTTGTGGCATGGCCTGCTTGCTCTTGCAGGGCGGCGGCGGTGACCGGCTGCCCTGGTCGATGCTGCCGGTGGTGGCCTTGATCGGCCTGTGCATCGGTTGCTACACCTGGCTCGACGGCCAGGCGATCCGCCTGTGGTCGCAGCCACTGGACTATCTTGTATGGCTGACGCTGGTCAGTGCCTGGCCCTTTCCGTTGCTGGCAGGGGTGGCCCGGCGGGCGCCGTTCATACTGTTCTGGCGCCTGCAGTGGCGGTTGGGGCTGGCGGTGGGGTTTTGCGTGTTGTTCAGCTACGCCCTGGTGCTCTGGGCCATGCAACTGGGCTCGGTGGCCGAGGCCGCGGCGCTGCGTGAGGTCAGCGTTATCCTGGTGGTGCTGTTCGGGATGCGCTACCTCAAAGAACCTTTTGGCGGGCCGAGGCTCTTAGCCTGTGCCCTGGTGCTGATCGGCATGCTGATCATGAAACTCTGA
- a CDS encoding cytochrome b, protein MQLRNSSSRYGFVSIVLHWGVALAVFGLFGLGLWMMGLDYYSPWRKDAPDLHKSIGLVLLGVMLLRVLWRFVSPPPPAPANHGTLTRMASKAGHGLLYLGLFAAMIAGYLISTADGVGIPVFGLFEVPALVSNLPDQADVAGEIHFYLAWGLVIFAGLHGLAALKHHFIDRDATLIRMLGRKA, encoded by the coding sequence ATGCAACTGCGCAACTCATCTTCTCGTTATGGCTTTGTCAGCATCGTCCTGCACTGGGGGGTTGCGCTGGCTGTATTCGGCCTGTTCGGCCTGGGTCTGTGGATGATGGGCCTGGACTACTACAGCCCATGGCGCAAAGACGCCCCTGACCTGCATAAAAGCATCGGCCTGGTGCTGCTTGGTGTGATGCTGCTGCGTGTGCTCTGGCGCTTTGTAAGCCCGCCGCCGCCCGCGCCGGCCAACCACGGCACACTGACCCGTATGGCCTCCAAGGCTGGCCATGGCTTGCTGTACCTGGGCCTGTTCGCGGCGATGATCGCCGGTTACCTGATTTCCACCGCCGATGGCGTCGGCATTCCGGTGTTCGGCCTGTTCGAAGTACCGGCGCTGGTCAGCAACCTGCCCGACCAGGCCGATGTCGCCGGCGAGATCCATTTCTACCTGGCCTGGGGCCTGGTGATCTTTGCCGGGCTGCACGGCCTGGCAGCCCTGAAACACCACTTTATTGACCGTGACGCGACCCTGATCCGCATGCTGGGCCGCAAAGCTTGA
- a CDS encoding acyl-CoA thioesterase: MNFHTRKWVKPEDLNPNGTLFGGSLLRWIDEEAAIYAIVQLGNQRVVTKYISEINFVSASRQGDIIELGITATEFGRTSITLKCEVRNKITRKSILTVDRMVFVNLGEDGLPAPHGRTEIKYIKDQFDTAVE, encoded by the coding sequence ATGAATTTCCACACCCGCAAATGGGTAAAACCCGAAGACCTCAACCCCAACGGCACCCTGTTCGGCGGCAGTCTGCTGCGCTGGATCGACGAAGAGGCGGCGATCTATGCGATCGTCCAGCTGGGCAACCAGCGCGTGGTGACCAAGTACATCTCGGAGATCAACTTCGTCAGCGCCTCGCGCCAGGGCGACATCATCGAACTGGGCATCACCGCCACCGAATTCGGCCGCACCTCGATTACCCTCAAGTGCGAAGTGCGCAACAAGATCACCCGCAAGAGCATCCTCACCGTCGACCGCATGGTCTTCGTCAACCTGGGTGAAGACGGCCTGCCGGCGCCGCACGGGCGCACCGAGATCAAGTACATCAAGGATCAGTTCGATACCGCGGTGGAGTAA
- the ahcY gene encoding adenosylhomocysteinase, translated as MSAVNTPAGFTDYKVADISLAAWGRRETIIAESEMPALMGLRRKYLQEQPLKGAKILGCIHMTIQTAVLIETLVALGAEVRWSSCNIFSTQDQAAASIAAAGIPVFAWKGETEEEYEWCLEQTILKDGQPWDANMILDDGGDLTELLHKKYPAVLERVHGVTEETTTGVHRLLDMLAKGELKVPAINVNDSVTKSKNDNKYGCRHSLNDAIKRGTDHLLSGKQALVIGYGDVGKGSAQSLRQEGMIVKVSEVDPICAMQACMDGFELVSPFIDGINNGTEASIDKALLGKIDLIVTTTGNVNVCDANMLKALKKRAVVCNIGHFDNEIDTAFMRKNWAWEEVKPQVHKIHRTGHGDFDPQNDDYLILLAEGRLVNLGNATGHPSRIMDGSFANQVLAQIFLFEQKYADLPAAQKAERLTVEVLPKKLDEEVALEMVRGFGGVVTQLTPQQAEYIGVTVEGPFKPHAYRY; from the coding sequence ATGAGCGCTGTAAACACGCCTGCTGGTTTTACCGATTACAAAGTCGCCGACATCTCCCTGGCTGCCTGGGGCCGTCGCGAGACCATCATTGCTGAATCGGAAATGCCTGCGCTGATGGGCCTGCGCCGCAAGTACCTGCAAGAGCAACCGCTCAAGGGTGCGAAAATCCTCGGCTGCATCCACATGACCATTCAGACCGCCGTGCTGATCGAGACCCTGGTAGCCCTGGGTGCCGAAGTACGCTGGTCGTCCTGCAACATCTTCTCGACTCAAGACCAGGCCGCTGCGTCCATCGCCGCTGCCGGCATCCCGGTTTTCGCCTGGAAAGGCGAGACCGAAGAAGAGTACGAGTGGTGCCTGGAGCAGACCATCCTCAAGGATGGCCAGCCATGGGACGCCAACATGATCCTCGACGACGGCGGTGACCTCACCGAGCTGCTGCACAAGAAGTACCCGGCTGTGCTTGAGCGCGTCCACGGCGTCACCGAAGAGACCACCACCGGCGTACACCGCCTGCTCGACATGCTGGCCAAGGGCGAGCTGAAAGTCCCGGCGATCAACGTCAACGACTCGGTCACCAAGAGCAAGAACGACAACAAGTACGGCTGCCGTCACAGCCTCAACGATGCCATCAAGCGCGGCACCGACCACCTGCTGTCGGGCAAGCAGGCGCTGGTCATCGGTTACGGTGACGTGGGCAAGGGCTCGGCCCAGTCGCTGCGTCAGGAAGGCATGATCGTCAAGGTTTCCGAAGTTGACCCGATCTGCGCCATGCAGGCCTGCATGGATGGCTTCGAGCTGGTCTCGCCGTTCATCGACGGTATCAACAACGGCACCGAAGCGAGCATCGACAAGGCCCTGCTGGGCAAGATCGACCTGATCGTGACCACCACCGGTAACGTCAACGTCTGCGACGCCAACATGCTCAAGGCCCTGAAAAAGCGCGCCGTGGTCTGCAACATCGGCCACTTCGACAATGAAATCGACACCGCTTTCATGCGCAAGAATTGGGCCTGGGAAGAAGTCAAACCACAGGTACACAAGATCCACCGTACCGGCCACGGCGACTTCGACCCACAGAACGACGACTACCTGATCCTGCTGGCCGAAGGCCGCCTGGTGAACCTGGGCAACGCCACCGGTCACCCGAGCCGGATCATGGATGGCTCGTTCGCCAACCAGGTCCTGGCGCAGATATTCCTGTTCGAACAGAAGTACGCCGACCTGCCAGCCGCTCAGAAAGCCGAGCGTCTGACCGTTGAAGTCCTGCCGAAGAAACTTGATGAAGAAGTGGCCCTGGAAATGGTCCGCGGCTTCGGTGGCGTTGTGACCCAACTGACCCCGCAGCAGGCCGAATACATCGGCGTTACTGTTGAAGGGCCATTCAAGCCACACGCCTATCGCTACTGA
- a CDS encoding flavin monoamine oxidase family protein, translating into MSAGWLRACALVMIGLFSGTALAKDKAPTAIVVGGGLAGLTAAYELQNKGWQVTLLEAKAGMGGRSGLATSEWIGNSKAQPVLNQYLDAFKLSTLPAPEFVRTPGYLIDGEYFSAADLATKQPATAEALKRYEKTLDDLARSIDDPLNPAANSTLFALDQLNVSGWLDKLQLPATARQLVNQQIRTRYDEPSRLSLLYFAQQTRVYRGVSDRDLRAARLPGGSPVLAQAFVKQLKTIKTQSPVSAIIQDKDGVTVKVGSVGYQADYVVLAVPLRALSKIQMTPGLDTKHLAALKGTNYGWRDQLMLKFKTPVWESRARMSGEIYSNTGLGMLWIEPALKGGANVVINLSGDNARLLQAFGDKQMVDQVLIRLHAFYPQARGAFTGYEVRRYSTDVGTGGAYLAYGPGQISKYWRLWERPVQRVAFAGEHTDAMYPGTLEGALRSGQRAASQVQDLAAGKSFEPVKAVAATAAAGTAAAAASKGNFFSNLFGGSSDKPAKAEAPVKKEEGKPGFFKRMFGSDDKPVEQPAAKPAEVAPAPVAKEEPTKAPVKAAPAKPAAKQAPAKKPVSKAQQQKKTAAKAAPAKKAAAKAEPVKKPVANTQAKAQ; encoded by the coding sequence ATGTCTGCTGGTTGGCTGCGCGCCTGTGCGCTGGTAATGATAGGACTGTTCAGCGGCACTGCGCTGGCCAAGGACAAGGCCCCGACGGCAATCGTCGTCGGTGGCGGTCTGGCCGGCCTGACAGCCGCCTATGAGTTGCAGAACAAGGGCTGGCAGGTGACCCTGCTGGAAGCCAAGGCCGGCATGGGCGGGCGTTCGGGCCTGGCCACCAGTGAATGGATCGGCAACAGCAAGGCCCAGCCGGTGCTCAACCAGTACCTGGATGCCTTCAAGCTCAGCACCCTGCCAGCGCCGGAGTTCGTGCGTACCCCCGGTTACCTGATCGACGGCGAATATTTCAGCGCCGCCGACCTCGCCACCAAGCAACCGGCCACCGCCGAGGCGCTCAAGCGTTACGAGAAGACCCTCGACGACCTGGCCCGTTCGATCGATGACCCGTTGAACCCGGCGGCCAACAGCACCCTGTTCGCTCTCGACCAGCTCAATGTCTCCGGCTGGCTCGACAAGCTGCAGTTGCCGGCTACCGCGCGTCAGCTGGTCAACCAGCAGATCCGTACCCGCTATGACGAGCCGTCGCGCTTGTCGCTGCTCTATTTTGCCCAGCAGACCCGCGTCTACCGTGGCGTCAGCGACCGTGACCTGCGCGCCGCACGCCTGCCCGGCGGTAGCCCGGTTCTGGCCCAGGCCTTCGTCAAGCAACTGAAGACCATCAAGACCCAATCGCCGGTCAGCGCCATCATCCAGGACAAGGACGGCGTCACCGTCAAGGTCGGCAGTGTCGGTTACCAGGCTGATTACGTGGTGCTGGCGGTGCCGCTGCGCGCGCTGTCGAAGATCCAGATGACCCCGGGCCTGGACACCAAGCACCTGGCCGCCCTCAAAGGCACCAACTACGGCTGGCGCGACCAGCTGATGCTCAAGTTCAAGACCCCGGTGTGGGAAAGCCGCGCGCGGATGTCTGGCGAGATCTACAGCAACACCGGCCTGGGCATGCTCTGGATCGAGCCTGCGCTCAAGGGTGGCGCCAATGTGGTGATCAACCTGTCGGGTGACAACGCGCGTCTGCTGCAAGCCTTTGGCGACAAGCAGATGGTCGACCAGGTGCTAATCCGCCTGCACGCCTTCTACCCGCAGGCCCGTGGTGCCTTCACTGGCTACGAAGTGCGCCGTTACAGCACCGACGTCGGTACCGGTGGCGCATACCTGGCCTATGGCCCTGGTCAGATCAGCAAGTACTGGCGCCTGTGGGAGCGCCCGGTGCAGCGTGTGGCCTTTGCTGGCGAGCACACCGATGCGATGTACCCGGGCACCCTCGAAGGCGCCCTGCGCAGTGGCCAACGCGCTGCCAGCCAGGTCCAGGACCTGGCTGCCGGCAAGTCGTTCGAGCCGGTCAAGGCGGTTGCAGCTACTGCCGCTGCAGGCACCGCGGCAGCTGCGGCGAGCAAGGGCAACTTCTTCAGCAACCTGTTTGGCGGTTCGTCCGACAAACCGGCCAAGGCCGAGGCGCCGGTGAAGAAGGAAGAGGGCAAGCCAGGCTTCTTCAAACGCATGTTCGGTAGTGATGACAAGCCTGTCGAGCAGCCTGCGGCCAAGCCTGCCGAGGTAGCGCCAGCACCGGTTGCCAAGGAAGAGCCGACCAAGGCGCCGGTAAAAGCGGCCCCGGCCAAACCTGCGGCCAAGCAGGCGCCGGCGAAAAAACCGGTGTCCAAGGCGCAACAGCAGAAGAAGACTGCAGCCAAGGCTGCACCCGCGAAGAAAGCCGCCGCCAAGGCGGAGCCAGTGAAAAAGCCGGTGGCCAATACCCAGGCCAAGGCGCAGTAA
- a CDS encoding DEAD/DEAH box helicase: MSFASLGLSEALVRAIEAAGYTQPTPVQQRAIPAVLQGRDLMVAAQTGTGKTGGFALPILERLFPGGHPDKSQRHGPRQPRVLVLTPTRELAAQVHDSFKVYARDLKFVSACIFGGVGMNPQVQAMAKGVDVLVACPGRLLDLAGQGSVDLSHVETLVLDEADRMLDMGFIHDVKKVLARLPAKRQNLLFSATFSKDITDLADKLLHNPERIEVTPPNTTVERIEQRVYRLPASHKRALLAHLITTGAWEQVLVFTRTKHGANRLAEYLEKHGLTAAAIHGNKSQNARTKALADFKAGTVRIMVATDIAARGLDIDQLPHVVNFELPNVEEDYVHRIGRTGRAGRSGEAISLVAPDEEKLLKSIERVTRQKIPDGDLMGFDASKVEAEKPETRERPQSNPRGGRGQRADGSNAGSGGRKDKGKDQGKDKGRDKDKEKSAEKSAGGRQERKPRDNKPRQSQSAQPGVPPVATNRDPEEFLDDEVDNFGNRADYVSPYQNKGNQGRNRRPGAPAQAGTGTGTGTGGQPRGGQPRSNNGPRSGGGAPANGEKRGGGARNGGGSRDGGGRNRRPARDDQSSKEPAVRNPREGQPQPKIVHKESKVDRFPTAEQLEQLPSRPRGEKPALLTRNR, translated from the coding sequence ATGTCCTTTGCTTCCCTCGGTCTCTCCGAGGCTCTAGTTCGCGCCATCGAGGCTGCGGGCTACACCCAGCCCACTCCGGTGCAACAGCGGGCCATTCCCGCCGTGTTGCAAGGCCGCGACCTGATGGTTGCCGCCCAGACAGGTACTGGTAAAACCGGCGGCTTCGCCCTGCCGATCCTTGAACGCCTGTTCCCCGGTGGTCACCCGGACAAGTCCCAGCGTCATGGCCCACGCCAGCCGCGGGTACTGGTGCTGACCCCGACGCGCGAACTGGCCGCCCAGGTTCACGACAGCTTCAAGGTCTACGCCCGCGACCTCAAATTCGTCAGCGCCTGCATCTTCGGTGGCGTCGGCATGAACCCCCAGGTTCAGGCCATGGCCAAGGGTGTTGACGTGCTGGTTGCCTGCCCGGGTCGCCTGCTCGACCTGGCCGGCCAGGGCAGCGTTGACCTGTCCCACGTCGAAACCCTGGTGCTCGACGAAGCCGACCGTATGCTCGACATGGGCTTCATCCATGATGTGAAGAAGGTCCTTGCCCGCCTGCCGGCCAAGCGTCAGAACCTGCTGTTCTCGGCAACCTTCTCCAAGGACATCACTGACCTTGCCGACAAGCTGCTGCACAACCCGGAGCGCATCGAAGTCACGCCGCCCAACACTACGGTCGAGCGTATCGAGCAGCGTGTCTACCGCCTGCCGGCCAGTCACAAGCGCGCCTTGCTGGCTCACCTGATCACCACCGGTGCGTGGGAACAGGTGCTGGTGTTCACCCGCACCAAGCATGGCGCCAACCGCCTGGCCGAGTACCTGGAAAAGCACGGCCTGACCGCCGCCGCGATCCACGGCAACAAGAGCCAGAACGCGCGCACCAAGGCCCTGGCCGACTTCAAGGCCGGCACCGTGCGCATCATGGTTGCCACCGACATTGCCGCTCGTGGCCTGGACATCGACCAGCTGCCGCACGTGGTCAACTTCGAGCTGCCCAACGTCGAAGAAGACTACGTCCACCGTATCGGCCGTACCGGCCGTGCCGGTCGTTCGGGCGAGGCTATCTCGCTGGTCGCCCCGGATGAAGAAAAGCTGCTCAAGAGCATCGAGCGCGTCACCCGCCAGAAAATCCCGGATGGCGACCTGATGGGCTTTGATGCCTCCAAGGTCGAAGCCGAAAAGCCCGAAACCCGTGAGCGTCCGCAAAGCAACCCACGCGGTGGCCGTGGCCAGCGTGCCGATGGCAGCAATGCCGGCAGCGGCGGTCGCAAGGACAAGGGCAAGGATCAGGGCAAAGACAAAGGCCGCGACAAGGACAAGGAAAAATCCGCGGAGAAATCCGCCGGTGGTCGCCAGGAGCGTAAGCCACGCGACAACAAGCCGCGTCAGTCCCAGTCGGCCCAGCCTGGTGTCCCGCCAGTGGCGACCAATCGTGATCCGGAAGAGTTCCTGGATGACGAAGTGGACAACTTCGGTAACCGCGCCGACTACGTCAGCCCCTACCAGAACAAGGGCAACCAGGGCCGCAACCGTCGCCCGGGTGCGCCTGCCCAGGCCGGTACCGGCACTGGCACTGGCACCGGCGGCCAGCCACGTGGCGGTCAGCCGCGCAGCAACAACGGCCCGCGTAGCGGCGGTGGTGCTCCGGCCAATGGCGAGAAGCGCGGTGGTGGTGCCCGTAATGGTGGTGGCAGCCGTGACGGTGGCGGTCGCAATCGCCGCCCGGCTCGCGATGATCAATCGAGCAAAGAGCCGGCCGTACGCAATCCGCGTGAAGGCCAGCCGCAGCCAAAGATCGTGCACAAGGAGTCGAAGGTCGACCGCTTCCCGACTGCCGAACAGCTCGAGCAGCTGCCAAGCCGTCCACGTGGCGAGAAGCCTGCGCTGCTGACGCGTAACCGCTGA
- the metF gene encoding methylenetetrahydrofolate reductase [NAD(P)H], translating into MSQERRYSFEFFPTKTDAGHEKLLATARQLASYNPDFFSCTYGAGGSTRDRTLNTVLQLESEVKVPAAPHLSCVGDSKDDLRSLLTQYKAAGIQRIVALRGDLPSGMGMASGELRYANELVEFIRQESGDHFHIEIAAYPEMHPQARNFEDDLKNFVRKANAGANSAITQYFFNADSYFYFVERVQQMGVDIPVVPGIMPITNYSKLARFSDACGAEIPRWIRKQLEAYGDDVKSIQAFGEEVITRMCEQLLQGGAPGLHFYTLNQAEPSLAIWNNLKLPR; encoded by the coding sequence ATGTCTCAGGAACGTCGTTACAGCTTCGAGTTCTTCCCGACCAAGACCGATGCTGGACATGAAAAACTGCTCGCCACTGCCCGCCAGCTGGCCAGCTACAACCCGGATTTCTTCTCCTGCACCTATGGCGCCGGTGGCTCGACCCGCGACCGCACGCTCAACACCGTGCTGCAGCTGGAAAGCGAAGTGAAAGTCCCCGCTGCCCCGCACCTGTCGTGCGTCGGCGACAGCAAGGATGACCTGCGCTCGCTGCTGACCCAATACAAGGCAGCCGGCATCCAGCGCATCGTTGCCCTGCGCGGCGACCTGCCGTCGGGCATGGGCATGGCCAGCGGTGAGCTGCGCTACGCCAACGAGCTGGTCGAGTTCATCCGCCAGGAAAGCGGTGATCACTTCCATATCGAAATCGCCGCCTACCCGGAGATGCACCCCCAGGCGCGCAACTTCGAAGATGACCTGAAGAACTTCGTGCGCAAGGCCAACGCCGGTGCCAACAGCGCCATCACCCAATACTTCTTCAACGCCGACAGCTACTTCTACTTTGTCGAGCGCGTGCAGCAGATGGGTGTGGATATTCCTGTCGTGCCGGGGATCATGCCGATCACCAACTACAGCAAGCTGGCGCGCTTCTCCGACGCCTGCGGCGCCGAGATCCCACGCTGGATCCGCAAGCAGCTGGAAGCCTATGGTGACGATGTGAAGAGCATCCAGGCCTTTGGCGAAGAAGTTATCACCCGCATGTGCGAACAACTGCTGCAAGGCGGCGCACCCGGGTTGCATTTCTATACCCTGAACCAGGCCGAACCAAGCCTGGCGATCTGGAACAACCTCAAGTTGCCCCGCTGA
- a CDS encoding substrate-binding periplasmic protein: MPDFTRLLTALFLTCLSAFAYGEKLRIVTEPWAPYVYLEDGQAKGLDYEVTAEVFKRLGVEVQWQFLPWKRCLAMIEQGLADGVLDIFQTEQRDSQLFYPSEPLSDVEFTLFYANERPHKVKRLEDLRGLTVGTSPGYSYGAAFIESPLFTREPAPTHEANFGKLQRGRIDLLITDRRVGRYLVRNLGLEQQISELPLVVSRQSQYLAVRRNVGMDLLARRFAAELRRFKREPAYAELHARYTNAGENFQPAVEQQERSTH, from the coding sequence ATGCCCGATTTCACCCGCCTGTTGACCGCGCTGTTTCTCACTTGCCTGAGTGCCTTTGCCTACGGCGAGAAGCTGCGTATCGTCACCGAACCCTGGGCCCCCTATGTCTATCTCGAAGACGGCCAGGCCAAAGGCCTCGACTATGAGGTGACCGCCGAGGTGTTCAAGCGCCTGGGGGTCGAGGTGCAATGGCAGTTCCTGCCGTGGAAACGCTGCCTGGCCATGATCGAACAGGGCCTTGCCGACGGTGTGCTGGATATTTTCCAGACCGAACAGCGCGACAGCCAGCTGTTCTACCCCAGCGAGCCGCTGTCTGACGTCGAATTTACCCTGTTCTATGCCAATGAGCGCCCGCACAAGGTCAAGCGCCTGGAAGACTTGCGCGGCCTGACGGTCGGCACCTCGCCTGGTTACAGCTACGGCGCGGCGTTCATCGAGTCGCCGCTGTTCACCCGCGAGCCTGCGCCGACCCACGAGGCCAACTTCGGCAAGCTCCAGCGCGGGCGCATCGATCTGCTGATCACTGACCGCCGGGTGGGTCGTTATCTTGTGCGCAATCTGGGCCTGGAGCAGCAGATCAGCGAGCTGCCGCTGGTGGTCAGCCGCCAGAGCCAGTACCTGGCAGTACGCCGCAATGTCGGCATGGACCTGCTGGCCCGGCGCTTCGCCGCCGAGCTGCGCCGCTTCAAGCGCGAGCCGGCCTATGCCGAACTGCATGCCCGCTACACCAATGCCGGGGAAAACTTTCAACCCGCCGTTGAGCAGCAGGAACGCAGCACGCACTGA
- a CDS encoding MAPEG family protein: MTVAFWCVLIALFLPIVCTSIAKVGSGRFSLRQNHDPRAFLDKLEGLPRRAHAAQLNSFEAFPAFAAAVIIADIVGNAEQVTQDVLAVLYITSRLLYIICYLADWAALRSLVWFVGLGLIASFFFVSI; this comes from the coding sequence ATGACCGTTGCCTTCTGGTGTGTACTGATTGCGTTGTTCCTGCCCATTGTGTGTACCAGCATCGCCAAGGTTGGCAGCGGTCGCTTCAGCTTGCGCCAGAACCACGACCCGCGGGCCTTCCTCGATAAGCTGGAGGGCTTGCCGCGTCGAGCCCACGCGGCGCAATTGAACAGCTTCGAAGCCTTCCCCGCGTTCGCCGCAGCGGTGATCATCGCCGACATCGTCGGCAATGCCGAGCAGGTGACCCAGGACGTGCTGGCGGTGCTCTACATCACCAGCCGCCTGCTCTACATCATCTGCTACCTGGCCGACTGGGCCGCCCTGCGTTCGCTGGTGTGGTTCGTCGGCCTGGGCCTGATCGCGTCGTTCTTCTTCGTCTCGATCTGA
- a CDS encoding cation:proton antiporter encodes MLELVAAFICLTTLLTYVNYRFIGLPPTIGVMVTALLFSLLLQGLSVIGYPGLEERVQGLMNQIDFNDLLMHWMLSFLLFAGALHVNLADLRSYRWPIGLLATVGVLIATVVIGFLAHWIFALFGWHVSLLYCLLFGALISPTDPIAVLGALRTANASKPLKTTIVGESLFNDGTAVVVFTVLLGIAQLGETPTLADTAILFAREAIGGVVFGGLVGYITYRMIKSIEQYQVEVMLTLALVIGGSAMAYELHVSAPIAMVVAGLIIGNLGRNLAMNDMTRRYLDGFWELIDDMLNALLFALIGLELLLLPFSWMHLAAAGVLAVAILLSRLLTVAPAIVMLRRWRPVPRGTVRVLTWGGLRGGVSVALALSLPSGTERDLLLSITYIVVLSSILLQGLTIGRVVRGVTEQP; translated from the coding sequence ATGCTTGAGCTCGTTGCTGCGTTTATCTGTTTGACCACCCTCCTCACCTATGTGAATTACCGTTTCATCGGCCTGCCGCCAACCATCGGCGTGATGGTCACCGCCTTGTTGTTCTCACTGCTGCTGCAGGGCCTGAGCGTGATCGGCTACCCCGGCCTGGAAGAGCGCGTGCAAGGCTTGATGAACCAGATCGACTTCAACGATCTGCTGATGCACTGGATGCTTTCGTTCCTGCTGTTCGCCGGCGCCTTGCACGTAAACCTTGCCGACCTGCGCAGCTACCGCTGGCCGATCGGCCTGTTGGCGACCGTCGGTGTGCTGATCGCCACCGTGGTCATCGGTTTTCTCGCCCACTGGATTTTCGCCCTGTTCGGCTGGCACGTGAGCCTGCTCTATTGCCTGCTGTTCGGCGCATTGATCTCGCCAACCGACCCGATCGCAGTACTCGGCGCACTGCGTACCGCCAATGCCTCCAAGCCACTGAAGACCACCATTGTCGGCGAGTCGCTGTTCAACGACGGCACCGCAGTCGTGGTGTTCACCGTGCTGCTGGGCATCGCCCAGCTTGGCGAAACACCGACGCTGGCTGACACCGCGATCCTGTTCGCCCGCGAAGCCATTGGCGGCGTGGTGTTCGGCGGCCTGGTGGGCTACATCACCTACCGCATGATCAAGAGCATCGAGCAGTACCAGGTCGAGGTCATGCTGACCCTGGCACTGGTCATCGGCGGCTCGGCCATGGCCTATGAACTGCACGTTTCGGCCCCGATCGCCATGGTCGTGGCCGGTCTGATCATCGGCAACCTGGGCCGCAACCTGGCGATGAACGACATGACCCGTCGTTACCTGGACGGCTTCTGGGAACTGATCGACGACATGCTCAACGCCCTGCTGTTCGCCCTGATCGGCCTGGAGCTGTTGCTGCTGCCGTTCTCGTGGATGCACCTGGCGGCTGCCGGCGTGCTGGCAGTGGCGATTCTGCTGTCGCGTCTTTTGACCGTGGCCCCGGCCATCGTCATGCTGCGCCGCTGGCGGCCTGTACCGCGCGGCACCGTGCGGGTACTGACCTGGGGTGGCCTGCGTGGTGGCGTGTCGGTGGCCCTGGCCCTGTCGCTGCCATCGGGCACCGAGCGTGACCTGCTGCTGAGCATCACCTACATCGTGGTGCTGTCGTCGATCCTGTTGCAGGGCCTGACGATCGGGCGGGTGGTGCGCGGGGTTACCGAGCAGCCTTGA